The nucleotide sequence AGAATGAGCGTGAGCGCTGCCGCCGGCGCGGTGAAGCGCCACCAAAGCAGGCAGAGGTGAAGCGTCAGGCTACGCCACCCATCGAGCATGCCGAGCGCCTGGCGCGCGATGCACCACGGCGCCATCGCGGCGCCGATGGCAACGTGCAACCCCACATGGCCGGCCAGCGTCCACACCGACGCGCCGTAGCTATGGCGCGTCGGATCGATGTCCAGGCTGTTGAGCCACATCCACCCCATGATCAGGGCGCCTGCAGCCAGGACCGCCGCTGCCGCCAGGCTGGCGCTTGCCGCCGACCGGCGATCGCGCTGATTGGAACGAGACGCCGCCTCGAACAGGATCCAGGCGCCAATGACCAAGGCAGCAATGACGGCAGGCCCGAGAAACCCGGGCAGCCGCGATCCATCCGGAGGCCAGGCGACGGGATGCGCTGTCCACAGGAACAGGTAGGCAAAGGCGAAGGAGGCCAGCACGACCGCGTCCGCGATGAGTAGCACCGTCATCCCCCACCAGCCGACGCTGCCGCTGTCGCTGCGATAGAGCGGCAAGGCAAGGCCGCGCCCGGCGTCTGCCGGCTCGCGCGGCAGGCCCTTGTCCATGGACCACAGCCAGTAGAGGTAGGCAGCGGCCGCAACCGCGCCAGCGGCCGAGCCGACGGCCGCGGATTTGACGGTCATGCCCGCGAAGGCGACAGCGGTTGCGGTGGCGGCCAGAAACGGGATCCAGCTGGGACCCGGCAAGCGGATGATCTGCTCCGGCTCGGCGCTTATGGGCGAGGTGGCCAATGCCTCGCGTTCTTGCGTGGGCGCATCCGGCAGGTAGCCGCGACCGGCTAGTTCCTCGTCCTTCAGGGCCTTGTGCTCCCAAAGCGGGTAAAGCGACGTGATCGGCATCAGGCTGCGGAAGCCGTGCGCCGGCTGACCCGACATCCACTCGAGCGTTGGCGCATCCCATGGGTTGTGGCCAGCCTGCTGCCCCGAGCGGCGGTGCCGGACGAAGTCGGCCACGAACACCAGCACCCCCGCCGCAAACAGGAAGGCAAACACCGAGGAGACGAGATTCAGCGTGTTCCACCCAAGGTTGCCTGGATAGGTGTAGATGCGCCGAGGCATGCCGAGCAGGCCGGTGAGATGCATCGGCAGGAACGCGGCGTTGAAGCCGATGAACATGAGCCAGAACGCCCAGCGCCCGAGCCGCTCGGAGAGCATTCGTCCCGTTATCGCCGGGATCCAGTAGTAGAGGGCCGCGAACAGCGGGAACACCATGCCGCCGATGAGCACGTAATGGAAGTGGGCGACGACGAAATAGGTGTCGTGCACCTGCCAGTTGTAGGGCACGGCCGCCACCATCACGCCGGTCAGCCCGCCAATGACGAAGATGAACAGGAAGCCCAGGATGAACAGCATCGGCACGCGCAACACCGGCTTGCCATTCCAGAGTGTCGCGATCCAGGCGAACACCTGGATACCCATCGGGATGGCGATGGCGGAGCTTGCCGCCGAAAAGAAGGAAAGCGACAGCAGCGGCAAGCCCGTCGTGAACATGTGGTGCACCCACAGGCCGAAGCTGAGGAAGCCGACCGCCAGCGCCGCCAGCACCACCCAGCTGTAACCGACCAGCGGCGTGCGCGCGAAGCTGGGCAGCATCATCGAGACCATGCCGGCGGCCGGCAGGAAGATGATGTAGACCTCCGGGTGCGCGAACAACCAGAACAGATGCTGCCACAGGAGCGGCTCGCCGCCCCGGGTTGGGTCGTAGAACGGCATGCCGAAGGCGCGTTCCAGTTCGAGCAGGATATCGGCCGCGATGACCGCCGGCATGCCGACCATGATCATGCCGGCAGTCACCAGCATGTACCAGGCGAAGATCGGCATCTTGCCGAGCGTCATGCCCGGCGCGCGCGTCTTGAGGATCCCGACGATCAGTTCGACGGCCGCAGCGACGGCGGCGATCTCGACGAAACCGAGCCCGAGCACCCAGACATCGGTATTGATCCCGGGCGAATACCTGGCGCCGGTCAAGGGCGGATACATGAACCAGCCACCGTCCGGTGCAACGCCGAGAAACAGGCTGGAGAACACCATCGCGCCGCCGATGGCGTAGCACCAGTACCCGAGGGAGGACAGGCGGGGAAACGGCATGTCGCGCGTGCCGAGCATGCTGGGCAGCAGCAGCACCGCGACAGCCTCGACGATCGGCACCGCGAACAGGAACATCATCACCGTGCCGTGCATGGTGAAGAACTGGTTGTAGGTGGCCGCGTCGAGGAAGGTATTGTTGGGCCAGGCGAGCTGGATGCGCATGAGCAGCGCGAGCACGCCGGCGCCCAGAAAGAACAGGAAGCCGGTGGCGATATACAGGACACCGATGTGCGTGTTGTTGATCTCGGTGAGGAATCCGAACCGTTTCGGCATCGCCCACGCGGCAGCGATCCGTGCGAGACCGTCCGGCCCGCTCGATTGCCGGTAGAGCGGCGGTGTCACGCCGGCCGCCTGCGGGTCGCCCCGGCTGGCTGGCAGTGCTGCTCCGGCGCCGCCCAACGCCGCCGTCATTTCAGCGACTCCAGATAGGCGGCAAGCGCGCGCAGCTCCGGGCCTTCGAGCTGATCGTAGGAGGGCATGGCATTGCCGGGCTTGAGATGCTGGGCGCTGGCGATCCACGCCGCCATATTGCCGACGCCTCCTGGAAGGGTTCCGGCGCCGATCGAGCGGCGGCTACCGATCTGCGTCAGGTCCGGGCCGAGCCTGCCTTCGCTCACGCCGCGCACCGTGTGGCAAGCGCCGCAGCCGGTATGGACGAAAAGATCGCGGCCTTGGCGCAGGTACGCCGTCGGCGGTTCGGGCACGGGCAGTGCAAGCCGTGCCAGCCATGCGTCGAATCCGTCCCGCGGCAAGACAATGACGTCGAGCGCCATGAGCGCATGCTGTGTGCCGCAATATTCGGCGCACTGGCCGCGATAGACGCCCGGCCGGTCGGCCTGGATCACCATGCGGTTGACCCGTCCCGGGATCATGTCGGTCTTGCCGGCGAGGTTCGGGATCCAGAAGCTGTGAATGACATCGGCCGAGTGCAGGAGAAGTTCGACCGGCACCCCGGCCGGCAGATGCAACTCGTTGCCCGAGCGGACCGGCACAGTCCTGTCGCCACGCCGGTAAGACATTTCCCACCACCAGAGATGCCCCGTCACATCGATGGTGAGCCGATCTGCCGACGGCACGCGCGTCTCTTGGCCGGTGCTGAGGACGTAGGGCACGAGCAGCGTCAGCGTCAGCAGCGGCAACGCGACCCCGCCGCCCCACAGGAACAGTTTGTGGTTGACCGGGCGCGCGCGCCGGCGCAGGAACGGCACGAGCATCAGTACGGTGACCAGCAGCGTCACCACGGCCGCTCCGACATACATGATCATTCCGAGCTGGTGGATCGACGCCGCGGAGGGGCCCGCGGGATCGAGCGCCGATTGCTGGCCGGCGCATCCCGCCAATAACAGGGATAGCAGGGCTGGCCACAGCCTCCGTTCAGCGCGCACGCGGTGGCTCCAGGGTGTAGAGGAAGGCAGCGATGTCGCGCGCCTCCTGGTTGTTGAGCCCCACGTCCGGCATGCCCGTTCGCGGCACCAGCGCCGCCGGATCCTGCAGGAAGGTGACCAGCACCTCGGTGTTGTTCGGCAGTTGCCCGGCCAGGAAGCTGCGTCCGGCCAAGCCGCCGAGCGGCGGGCCGACGATGCCGATCGGCCCCCTGATCCCGGGAATGGCATGGCAGGCGGTACAGCCATGCGCACCGCTGGCGACGATGGCGTGCCCGCGCGCGGCGTCCCCAGCGCGCACCGGCCGACTTACCAAAGGCTGCGGCGCTGGTTTGGGCGGCTGCAGGCCCGAGAAATACTGTGCAACGGCCACAACGTCGTCGGCCGTCATCCCTTTGACCGTTGTCGCCATCTGCTGGCCCGCATCATTCTTCCGCGTGCCCTCCTTCCATGCATTCATCGCAGCGACCAGGTAGCCGTGGTCGAGCCCGGCCAGGTACGGGATCGCCGGCGGCTCGCCGACGCCGCCCGGCCCGTGGCAGTTGATGCAGGCCGGCACCTGACGGACGGAATCGCCTTGGGTAGCCAGCACCCTGCCGCGCTCCACCGCCGCGGCCGTGCCAGCAGTCGCAGCGACGCCTGTGGCTGCGGGGGCGTCGAGCCGCGAGTAGTACGCGGCGAAGCTGGCCATGTCTTGCGCGGACATTGCCTTTGCCATGGCCTCCATGACCGGATTGCGCCGGCTGCCATTCGCATAACTGCGAAGCTGCTTCTCGATGTATGGCGCTGACTGCCCGGCAATCCGCGGAGCGCCGTCCCTGCCCTCGCCGGACTCGCCGTGGCAGGCGGCGCAATGCTGGGCAGTGGCAGGGCGTTGCGCCTGCTCCGTCGTTTTCCCGGAGGGCACCACCAGCTGCGCATGTGCCGCCTGCAGCAGCGCCGCCAGCACGCCGGTGGCGAGAAGGTGCGAGGCATTCATCTGGGCACCAGCGGTCCGGGGGACTTCAGGTACTTCCGCACGATCGCGTCCGCAGACCAGTAGGCGAGCGCGCCTACGGTATCGGTGGGGTTGTAGGACCCGTTCTGGGGGAAGTTCGATGCGCCGATCACGAAGACGTTCGAAACATCCCAGCTCTGGAGGTAGCGGTTCACGACGCTGGTGGACGGATCGGTTCCCATGATCGTTCCGCCGGTGTTGTGGGTGGTCTGGTACTCGGTCATGTCATACGGGCGTTTGCGGGGAGCGCCGGTGACCAGCCGGCCACCCATGCTTCTTCCGATCTCGACGGCCTTCTCCGTGCAGTAGGCGGACATCCGAAGGTCGTTCTCGGGAAAATCGAACGTCATCCGCAGCAGCGGCAGGCCCCACGCATCCTTGTAGGTGGGATCGAGATCGAGGTAGTTGTGGCGGGTCGCCACCGAACTGCCGTGGACGTTGATCGTCGAGGTGTGGTTGTAGTGCCTGGCAACGGCCTTCTTCCATGCCGAGCCCCACCTCGGCGTGCCGGGCGGCGTGGGATGGAAGCCGATCGGCCTTCCGTTAGTCATGATCTCGCCGATGTACGCGCCGCCGATGAAGCCCAGGGGCCCATGGTCGAAGTTGTCCCCGGCGAAGTCCGAGATCATGGTGCCGTTCGCGCCCGAGCGCATGAACGGGTTGATGTTGATGCTCTCGTCAAAGAACACCTGCGGATAGCTCATCGTCTGGTAGGCATAGTTGCGGCCCACGACGCCCTTGCCCGTGGCCGGGTCGTAGGGCGCACCGATGCCCGACAGCAGCAGCATGCGGGCATTGTTCTGCGCATACATGCCGACGATGACCAGGCTCGCCGGCTGTTCGACCTCCTCGCCGTTGGGCCCCGCGTAGGTGACGCCGGTGGCGGTTTTCCTGGCGCCGTCGAGGTTGATGCGCAGCACGTTGCAGCCCGTGCGCAGCTCGAAATTCGGGTCTTTCAGAAGCACCGGCAGCAGCACCGTCAGAGGCGTCGACTTGGCAAAGTGCTCGCAGCCGAAGCGCTCGCAGAAGCCGCAGAAGGTGCAGGTCTTGAGGCTCAGCCCTTCGGGATTGGTGTACGGCTGGCTCAGGTTGCACGAGGGCTGGGGATACGTGTGGTACCCCAGGTTGTCGGCTGCCTTGCGGAAGATGGCGGAGCCATAAGGCTCCTTCTGCGGCGGCGTGGGGTACTCGCGTGAGCGCGGGTCCTCGAAGATGTTGCCGCCCGGGATCTTCTTTCCCTGGAGGTTGCCGGCTTTCCCGCTGGTGCCGAGCAGATACTCGAAGCGGTCGAAGTGCGGCTCCAGCTCGGCGGCGGTGACACCCCAGTCCTGGATCGTCACGTCAGCAGGGATGAACTTGCTGCCGTAGCGTTCGATGAGGCGGCTGCGCTGCCTGAAGTCGTCTTCCTGGAAACGGAAGGTCTGCCCGTTCCAATGCACGATCGATCCGCCGAGTCCGCTGCCGGGCAGAAAGCTCTCCCAGCGCCGCACGGGCAACGCCGTCCCCCGCGAGGTATGCCGGAAGGTGAGCGTCTCCTTGGCGTTGTCCGACATCAGCGCCTTGCGCACCGCGTAGCGCAGCTCGTCATGGACCTGGGGCCCCTGGAAGTCGGGAACGGTGTCGCGTGCTTCGCCGCGCTCGAGCCCGACCACCTTCAGGCCCGCACGCGTCAATTCACGGCCCAGCAGCGTCCCGACCAGGCCCACGCCGATCAGGACTGCATCCACTTCGGGGCGACGGGCGGCCATGGGTCACCTTCCTTTCGCCGCGGCCGGCGGGGAGCTCACCGGGTGCAGGTGGACGGTTCCGCCCGCGTCCTGGCCGAGACTCATCGGGGGGCGGGTGAAACGGATGCCGTGCTGGTCCACGAACTCGTAGTAGTTGGCGTAGGCACCCGGAAAACCGACCAGCTTCCAGCCGACCATGTCCTTGTTGCCGCCATAGACGGGATCGGCAAAAAAGCCTTCGACCGTCATGTCCAGCAGCAGCTGGAAGAACACGTCCGACGGTACGCCGCCCAGGTCGCGCGGCTCGTTCTCAAGCGAACGCAGATACGCATCCTGCTCCTGGGGCTCGAGCTTTGACAGCTTGCCCCGGTTCGACTTGCCCACGTCAGCGGCAATCGCGCGAAGCGAATTCTTGAAAAGCTCCGCCGGCGTGAAGGGCAGCTGGTAACCCTGCTCGGGTGTTCCAGCGAGCCAAGGTCCGCTGCGGTACATCCGCCCTCCGGCGCCCCACGCCCCCGCAAGCTGCCGGTCGATGTAAGCGGGAACCTCTGCTTCGAGCGCGCCCGGCCCGGCGTCATCCGCCGGAATCAGGCGGGCAACGGCAGCTTCAACGAAGGCGGCATCCTCCGCATTGAAAAAAAGGTACGGCGGGCGCGGATTTGCGGCTTGCGGTGGCGGGCGTTCACAGCCGGGAACAACGACCGCGGTCGCGGCCACACCGACGCCTTTGAGGAATGATCGTCGCGGTATTCTTTCCATCGGGTCTCCGGACTCCCTTTCACAACTGACAGCGCATGCCTGATGCCTGTTAAACCGCGAGCGGACCGCTGATCGCGGCAGTGGCGGTTCCGGATACCGAAGGCATTCATAGCTGGCTCTTTGCCCGCCGCAGTGGCGGGGGCACTCGGCGCAGTCGGTAAATTCAAAGCTTTCCATGCGTCACTGGCGGGATGTTTTCCGTTCCTGCTGGAAAGTTGTCCTTAGCTGCTAGGCACGCAGCCTGCCCCGCGCTGGAGAACGCGACGACTCCAAAGGTCATGACACCACTGCAGGTGCGCAAGTACCCGAACGCCCGGGTGACGGCCTCCTCAGGACAGCGGGACTGGCCCGGCCTGCTCGCCGAGCTGCTCGAGCATCCTGCAGGCCGCATCGCGTCTTTTGCGGCAACCATGACGGAACTGACCGTCGTGCTCCAGGGCAGCGCATCGGTGCGCCGGCAATTGGACGGCGCGCGGCCTCAGAGGATCGACGCGGCGCCGGGGGCGATGTGGCTCACCCCCGCCGGCGTCCGGGAAGACTTCGTCGAGTTCGAAAGCGCGGTGGCGCAAGTCCTTCACATCTATCTCACTCGGGATCGCTTCCGGTGCGTGTGTCCGAGGTCATGGCCGTGCAGCATGGCCATCGCAACCTTGCGGCGTGATGCGCCTTTTGGCGATCCCCTGCTCGAGGAGATCGCCCGCGTCATCTCCGCCGAGCTACAGGCTCAGTCCGGCGAGGCGCGTCTGCTGACCGAGCCCTTGAGCCTGTGTCTTGCGGCACGTCTTCTGCACGACCACACCGATGCGCAACCCGATGGGATGTCCATCCAGCAAGCGTCCGGGCTGGAGGCACGCCGTCTTGCACGGGTGAGGGAACATGTTGCGGCCCATCTCGACCACGATCTCAGCGTCGCTGAGCTTGCCAAGGTTGCCTGTCTGAGCCCGTCCCGCTTCGCGCACGGCTTTAAGACTTCGACCGGCGAATCGCCACAGCAGTACGTGAGCGCCCAACGACTGGAGCGCGCCAGGACCTTGCTCTGCAACAGCAGGCTGCCTCTGGCCGAGATTGCCCGTGTGTGTGGTTTTTCCAGCCAGGCGAGCTTCACCAAAGCCTTCGTGCGTGCCACCTCCCAACCCCCGGGCCGATACCGCGCGGACCATCGAGACAGGTGCCTGGCCGGATCGCCCGGTGCGCGATCAGCAGGCTCTTCAAACGTTCAGCTTTCGTGGTCAACGGCATCAGCAGCCGGTGCGTCGGCGACACGGGTCCGCGGAACATCCGCGGGTGAGCGCAGTCAGACGCTTAAGCCAGAGCATGGCCAGCTCATTACGCGGCATCGCTTCACCTGGAGAACCGCAATGGATCCGATTCGCACCGTGCTAGCCGCCACCGATTTCTCTTTGGGAGCCCGGTGGGCGACCAGCCGGGCAGCCCAGCTTGCAGCGGCGCATCAGGCCGCGCTGAACCTGGTGCATGTGGTCGAGCCTGATGGATTCCTGGCGGTGCGGGACTTCGTGGCTGGCAGCGACCTGCAGGCGCGGGTCGAGGAGCAGGGCAGGATGGAACTGGCGGCGCTGGCCGAAACGGTGACCCGGCACCATTCGCTGCCAGTGCACACGCTGCTTCGCACCGGCCGGCCGCTGGAGGAACTGAGCGCCGCCGCCAGCAGCGCAGACGTGGTGGTGCTTGGCGCGCAAGGCAGCCACCCCGTCCGCCAGTTCGCGCTCGGCTCGACCGCCGACCGGCTGTCGCGCCTCACCCACCGGCCGTTGCTGGTGGTCCGCAGCGAGCCGGACGGCGGCTACTGCCGCGTCCTGGTCGCGGTCGACTTCTCGGAAGCTTCGAGGCAGGCGTTGCAGGCGGCGCTGCGACTGGCACCCGACGCGACGTTGCACCTGGTGCACTGTTTCGACGTGCCGTTCGAAGGCTGGCTGCGCATGGCCGGCACGGCCGACCAGCAGATCGAGGCCTGCCGCGCCCGCAGCCGGGCGCGCGCCATGGAGCAGTGCCAGGCGCTGCTGGCGCAGCTGGGAGGCGGCACCCGGGCCAGCGCTTCGGTTCGGCAGGGCGACGCCCGGCTCGAACTGCTGGCCGCAGCAGATGAGGAAAAGGCCGACCTGATCGCAGTCGGCAAGCAAGGCCAGGCCTTGGTGGCAGACACGCTGCTCGGCAGCGTCACCTCGTGGGTGCTCCGCGAAGCGAGCTGCGACGTGCTGATGGTGCCGTCGAAGGCGCCGGCCAGCGCGTAGCGCCTCGGCGCCGATGAAGCCGGTCGATCCTGAAAGCTGCTTTGGTGCATCACCCGATAAACTCGCCCGCTCATGATCCCCGCCGACATCACGCCGCTGGAGACTCGACAGTTCGAGCTCGTCATCCGAAGGAGCGGCGCCAACCCGGCCGCGTTCGAGCTGCGCAAGTTCAGGTCCCTGGCCGGCACCGGTTACAAGGTCCGCGTGGTCGGGCGGGGAGCCGCCACGGTCTACGAGATGGACGACCCGACCTCCTGGATCGGGCCTTTCTCCCAGGATGTCGAGAAAGGGCTGTTCGGGACCGATGCCGAGGTGGCGCTGCCCCCGGCGGTGGCCAGCGGCCTGGCTGAAGTGGAAAAGGGCCTGGCACGCAAAGGCTTGCCGGGCGCGCTCGCCATCCTGAACCGGCGGGTGCCGCATCGATTCACCGCGGTGTACCGCCTGGAGGGGCAGTTCCTGCACAACGTCGCGGCAGTGGACAAGCACCTCCACCTGGAGCCCCTGGACCTGAAGGTCGTCCCGTTCAAGGACAGCTTCTGCCAGTTCGTGCTGAGGGACGGCCTTTTCCTCACCCGGGATTCCGGGACGGACACCCGCCTGAGCGGCCATCCGTACCGCGGCGTGATGGGGTGTTATGTCGGCGTGCCCATCCGCGAGCGACAGGGCCGGCTGGCCGGCACCTTGTGCCACTTCGACCTGGACAGCCACGACATCGAGGACGACGAGTACCTGCTGCTGGACCGGGCGGCAAAGCTGATGCCGGCGTTCCTGGGCCCGTGAAGCCTGCATCCGGTCCGGGGCTGGTCACGCCCGAGCGCTTCATCGCCGACGCGCTCCAGAACCGCCACGTTCGGGCCATTCTTGCGCGATGGGAGCGGCTGGAGCTGCAGGACGGGTGGCTGGTGGCGGGCTGCCTGTTCCAGACCGTCTGGAACCTGCTGGACGGTGGGCCGGCCGAGGCCGGCATCAAGGACTACGACATCTTCTACTTCGACGACTCGGACCTGGGCGAGGCGGCAGAGGTGCGTGTGCAGGACCGTGTCTCCTGCGTCCTGTCGGACCTGGGCATCGTGGTGGAGGCGACCAACCAGGCACGCGTGCACCTCTGGTACGAGCAGCACTTCGGCCATCCCTATCCCCGGCTGTCCGATTCCCGCGAGGGCATCGAGCTGTATGCGCCCCATGGCCTGGACATGCTCTACCAGGGCATCCTCACGCCCAACACGCTGACGGACCACCGGCTCTTGTTCCGGCGGAAGGCGGCTTCCTACCGTGGGCGATGGCCGTGGCTGAAGGTGGTGGAGCCGTCATAGACCGCACGCCTTCGGCGCGCCAGGCTGAACATCCCGAGTACTGCCGATGCTGTGTCGAACATGGACTACCACCGTAGGTCGTTCCCCTCGGACATAAGCGCCAAAACCACACAGCGCGAACTCGGGCGTCCTCCTACCCTCCCGGTTTCGCAACAGCCCGGAGTCTCGATGTAGTGAGAGACAAAGGGTGCCATTGGCATTTGAAGGAGAACCTCCATGGAAGATCGTGACATCAAGAAGGGTACTGGCGCTGGCGCAGCAGTCGGAGCCGCCGCGGGCGGTGTGGCCGGCGGCGCGGCTGCAGGCGCGGCGGTGGGGGGCGTGACCGGCCCGGTGGGCGCGGCGCTGGGTGCCGCCGTCGGCGCAGGACTGGGGGCGGTGACCGGAGGGACAGCCGCCGCCACCGACGACGGGCTGTCGCGCGACAACGGATCCATTCACACCGTCATCGGTGCGTTCGATGACGCGTCCAGCGCACAGCGCGCGGTCGAGCGGCTGGTGCAAGCCGGTTTCCAACGCGACGACGTTCATCTCCAGCATCAGCAGGGCAGTGAGTTGACCGGGCAGCAGCGCGAGGTCGACGCGCCGATGAAAAGGCGAGGCTTTTTCGCCAGCCTGTTCGGCATGGACGATGCCGAAGATCGCCGGGTGCAGCAGAACCCTTATGCCGAGCATGCCTACACCTACGACGAAGCGGTCCGGCGCGGCAGTGCCGTCGTGGTGGTCGATGTGCAGGACGAGCCGCAAGCCGACCAGGCTGCCGCCTTGCTGCATGAGCTGGGCGCGGTGGACGTGGACGAGCGCTCCAAGCAGTGGCGCGCCGAAGGCTGGCAGCCGCCGCAGCTGGGAGTCCAGCAGAACGTGGCAAGGAGCGATGGCCAGGACAAGGTGCTCGACGTCGTGGAGGAACAGCTTCAAGTTGGCAAGCGCGCCCTGGACCGCGGCGGCGTGCGCGTCGTCCAGCGCGTGTCGTCCAAGCCGGTGCGCGAGCTGATCCGCCTGCGCGAGGAGCACGCGGTCGTGGAGCGCCGTGCCGTCAACCGTCCTGCGACCGGCGAGGAACTGTCGAACTTCAGGGAAAGCGCGGTGGAAGTGCGCGAGATGGTGGAACAGCCCGTGGTCGCCAAGACCGCCCGCGTGGTGGAAGAGGTCGTGGTGGGCAAGGAAGTGCGCGAGCGCGAAGAGGTCGTCGAAGACACCGTGCGGCGCAAGGACGTGGTGGTCGAGCGTGTCGCCGGGCAGGCCGGCCGCGACACGGCGCGCGAGCGTGCTGCGGCCGCGGACGAGTCTCCCCTGGCCACGCGCAAGAGCGGTGGCACGGACAAGCCGACGCTGTAAGCGGATGGTTGCCCGACTTTTTGTTCCTGAAGGAAACCGTAATGCCTAAGACGACTGTAAAAACCACGAGCGGTGACACCGCCGTGTCCCTTATCCCGTCCATGCCCAATGGCCTGGCTGCCGAAGAGGGCGGCGGCATGCCCGCGCCCATGCTCGACGAACCCGCGAGCGCTGACGCGCTCGCGCCAAAGGTGGCCGCTGTGCGCGAGCGCATCCACAGCTTCGCCGGCATGGTGCACCAGGCCATCGACAAGCTGGAGCAGAAGCTGAACTCGACGGGCGAGAGCGTGACGACCGCCCAGGCCAGATACAGCGGCCAGGCGCGGCAGTATGGAGAAAAGCTGGGCGGGCAGATCAGCGCCCGGCCGCTGCAGTCCGCCGGCATGGCGCTGGGCGCCGGCGTGATCCTCAGCAAGGTGTTGTTCAGGCGCGCGCCGAAGGTGCGCGTGGTCAAGGTGCCTGTGCATAC is from Ramlibacter tataouinensis TTB310 and encodes:
- a CDS encoding nucleotidyltransferase family protein; the encoded protein is MKPASGPGLVTPERFIADALQNRHVRAILARWERLELQDGWLVAGCLFQTVWNLLDGGPAEAGIKDYDIFYFDDSDLGEAAEVRVQDRVSCVLSDLGIVVEATNQARVHLWYEQHFGHPYPRLSDSREGIELYAPHGLDMLYQGILTPNTLTDHRLLFRRKAASYRGRWPWLKVVEPS
- the coxB gene encoding cytochrome c oxidase subunit II, translating into MRAERRLWPALLSLLLAGCAGQQSALDPAGPSAASIHQLGMIMYVGAAVVTLLVTVLMLVPFLRRRARPVNHKLFLWGGGVALPLLTLTLLVPYVLSTGQETRVPSADRLTIDVTGHLWWWEMSYRRGDRTVPVRSGNELHLPAGVPVELLLHSADVIHSFWIPNLAGKTDMIPGRVNRMVIQADRPGVYRGQCAEYCGTQHALMALDVIVLPRDGFDAWLARLALPVPEPPTAYLRQGRDLFVHTGCGACHTVRGVSEGRLGPDLTQIGSRRSIGAGTLPGGVGNMAAWIASAQHLKPGNAMPSYDQLEGPELRALAAYLESLK
- a CDS encoding gluconate 2-dehydrogenase subunit 3 family protein, whose product is MAATAVVVPGCERPPPQAANPRPPYLFFNAEDAAFVEAAVARLIPADDAGPGALEAEVPAYIDRQLAGAWGAGGRMYRSGPWLAGTPEQGYQLPFTPAELFKNSLRAIAADVGKSNRGKLSKLEPQEQDAYLRSLENEPRDLGGVPSDVFFQLLLDMTVEGFFADPVYGGNKDMVGWKLVGFPGAYANYYEFVDQHGIRFTRPPMSLGQDAGGTVHLHPVSSPPAAAKGR
- a CDS encoding c-type cytochrome — its product is MNASHLLATGVLAALLQAAHAQLVVPSGKTTEQAQRPATAQHCAACHGESGEGRDGAPRIAGQSAPYIEKQLRSYANGSRRNPVMEAMAKAMSAQDMASFAAYYSRLDAPAATGVAATAGTAAAVERGRVLATQGDSVRQVPACINCHGPGGVGEPPAIPYLAGLDHGYLVAAMNAWKEGTRKNDAGQQMATTVKGMTADDVVAVAQYFSGLQPPKPAPQPLVSRPVRAGDAARGHAIVASGAHGCTACHAIPGIRGPIGIVGPPLGGLAGRSFLAGQLPNNTEVLVTFLQDPAALVPRTGMPDVGLNNQEARDIAAFLYTLEPPRAR
- a CDS encoding GMC family oxidoreductase — its product is MAARRPEVDAVLIGVGLVGTLLGRELTRAGLKVVGLERGEARDTVPDFQGPQVHDELRYAVRKALMSDNAKETLTFRHTSRGTALPVRRWESFLPGSGLGGSIVHWNGQTFRFQEDDFRQRSRLIERYGSKFIPADVTIQDWGVTAAELEPHFDRFEYLLGTSGKAGNLQGKKIPGGNIFEDPRSREYPTPPQKEPYGSAIFRKAADNLGYHTYPQPSCNLSQPYTNPEGLSLKTCTFCGFCERFGCEHFAKSTPLTVLLPVLLKDPNFELRTGCNVLRINLDGARKTATGVTYAGPNGEEVEQPASLVIVGMYAQNNARMLLLSGIGAPYDPATGKGVVGRNYAYQTMSYPQVFFDESININPFMRSGANGTMISDFAGDNFDHGPLGFIGGAYIGEIMTNGRPIGFHPTPPGTPRWGSAWKKAVARHYNHTSTINVHGSSVATRHNYLDLDPTYKDAWGLPLLRMTFDFPENDLRMSAYCTEKAVEIGRSMGGRLVTGAPRKRPYDMTEYQTTHNTGGTIMGTDPSTSVVNRYLQSWDVSNVFVIGASNFPQNGSYNPTDTVGALAYWSADAIVRKYLKSPGPLVPR
- the ctaD gene encoding cytochrome c oxidase subunit I — encoded protein: MTAALGGAGAALPASRGDPQAAGVTPPLYRQSSGPDGLARIAAAWAMPKRFGFLTEINNTHIGVLYIATGFLFFLGAGVLALLMRIQLAWPNNTFLDAATYNQFFTMHGTVMMFLFAVPIVEAVAVLLLPSMLGTRDMPFPRLSSLGYWCYAIGGAMVFSSLFLGVAPDGGWFMYPPLTGARYSPGINTDVWVLGLGFVEIAAVAAAVELIVGILKTRAPGMTLGKMPIFAWYMLVTAGMIMVGMPAVIAADILLELERAFGMPFYDPTRGGEPLLWQHLFWLFAHPEVYIIFLPAAGMVSMMLPSFARTPLVGYSWVVLAALAVGFLSFGLWVHHMFTTGLPLLSLSFFSAASSAIAIPMGIQVFAWIATLWNGKPVLRVPMLFILGFLFIFVIGGLTGVMVAAVPYNWQVHDTYFVVAHFHYVLIGGMVFPLFAALYYWIPAITGRMLSERLGRWAFWLMFIGFNAAFLPMHLTGLLGMPRRIYTYPGNLGWNTLNLVSSVFAFLFAAGVLVFVADFVRHRRSGQQAGHNPWDAPTLEWMSGQPAHGFRSLMPITSLYPLWEHKALKDEELAGRGYLPDAPTQEREALATSPISAEPEQIIRLPGPSWIPFLAATATAVAFAGMTVKSAAVGSAAGAVAAAAYLYWLWSMDKGLPREPADAGRGLALPLYRSDSGSVGWWGMTVLLIADAVVLASFAFAYLFLWTAHPVAWPPDGSRLPGFLGPAVIAALVIGAWILFEAASRSNQRDRRSAASASLAAAAVLAAGALIMGWMWLNSLDIDPTRHSYGASVWTLAGHVGLHVAIGAAMAPWCIARQALGMLDGWRSLTLHLCLLWWRFTAPAAALTLILITAFPHVVP
- a CDS encoding universal stress protein, encoding MTPLQVRKYPNARVTASSGQRDWPGLLAELLEHPAGRIASFAATMTELTVVLQGSASVRRQLDGARPQRIDAAPGAMWLTPAGVREDFVEFESAVAQVLHIYLTRDRFRCVCPRSWPCSMAIATLRRDAPFGDPLLEEIARVISAELQAQSGEARLLTEPLSLCLAARLLHDHTDAQPDGMSIQQASGLEARRLARVREHVAAHLDHDLSVAELAKVACLSPSRFAHGFKTSTGESPQQYVSAQRLERARTLLCNSRLPLAEIARVCGFSSQASFTKAFVRATSQPPGRYRADHRDRCLAGSPGARSAGSSNVQLSWSTASAAGASATRVRGTSAGERSQTLKPEHGQLITRHRFTWRTAMDPIRTVLAATDFSLGARWATSRAAQLAAAHQAALNLVHVVEPDGFLAVRDFVAGSDLQARVEEQGRMELAALAETVTRHHSLPVHTLLRTGRPLEELSAAASSADVVVLGAQGSHPVRQFALGSTADRLSRLTHRPLLVVRSEPDGGYCRVLVAVDFSEASRQALQAALRLAPDATLHLVHCFDVPFEGWLRMAGTADQQIEACRARSRARAMEQCQALLAQLGGGTRASASVRQGDARLELLAAADEEKADLIAVGKQGQALVADTLLGSVTSWVLREASCDVLMVPSKAPASA